In uncultured Methanobrevibacter sp., one DNA window encodes the following:
- a CDS encoding Coenzyme F420 hydrogenase/dehydrogenase, beta subunit C-terminal domain, producing MSAKINDMYYAYSAIEDIKQKGEYGGVVTTIMKYLLEEGIVDGVVGVTQGHDIYDGVPTLITDPADVIKTAGSIHCGTLNIAKFVSKYLDGARYMKLAVACKPCDAMTIRELMKKGKIIEENVIMIGVNCGGTMSPVPTMNMIRDVYDLDPKDVVKEEIAKGKLIMETADGEKAFKIDELEEQGMGRRENCQRCNLKIPSNADLALGNWGVIGPLAGKATFVEVFSETGADVLGKVIDAGLIATEEPNPKGVKIRENVNNFMLKESQAKKEIDYAGTTGDIIDVFYQYEDEFSKCMKCYGCREACPLCFCEDCCLEAEGPEWVPGGYTPAAPFFHLTRLVHMVDACTNCGQCSEVCPCEIPVAKVWSTVNNKVREVYGYIPGMGSDDPLPFTDHVSKAKKL from the coding sequence ATGAGCGCAAAAATTAACGATATGTATTACGCATACTCTGCTATCGAAGACATCAAACAAAAAGGTGAATACGGTGGAGTAGTTACTACCATCATGAAATACTTATTAGAAGAAGGTATCGTTGACGGTGTTGTTGGAGTAACCCAAGGTCACGATATTTATGATGGTGTACCAACCCTTATCACTGACCCTGCTGATGTAATCAAAACTGCAGGTTCCATTCACTGTGGTACCTTAAACATTGCTAAATTCGTATCCAAATACTTAGATGGTGCAAGATACATGAAACTCGCTGTTGCATGTAAACCTTGTGATGCAATGACCATCCGTGAATTAATGAAAAAAGGTAAAATCATCGAAGAAAACGTTATTATGATCGGTGTAAACTGTGGTGGAACAATGTCACCTGTTCCAACCATGAACATGATTAGAGATGTATACGATTTAGATCCTAAAGACGTTGTCAAAGAAGAAATCGCTAAAGGTAAACTCATTATGGAAACTGCTGACGGCGAAAAAGCTTTCAAAATCGATGAATTAGAAGAACAAGGTATGGGTAGAAGAGAAAACTGTCAAAGATGTAATCTCAAAATCCCTTCCAACGCTGACTTAGCTTTAGGTAACTGGGGAGTTATCGGTCCTTTAGCTGGAAAAGCTACTTTTGTTGAAGTATTCTCCGAAACTGGTGCAGATGTTTTAGGTAAAGTAATTGACGCAGGTTTAATTGCTACCGAAGAACCAAATCCAAAAGGTGTCAAAATCAGAGAAAACGTTAACAACTTCATGCTAAAAGAATCTCAAGCTAAAAAAGAAATCGATTACGCAGGTACTACCGGAGACATCATCGACGTATTCTATCAATACGAAGACGAATTCTCCAAATGTATGAAATGTTACGGCTGTCGTGAAGCATGTCCATTATGTTTCTGTGAAGACTGCTGTCTTGAAGCTGAAGGTCCTGAATGGGTACCTGGTGGATACACTCCTGCTGCTCCATTCTTCCACTTAACACGTTTAGTACACATGGTTGACGCATGTACCAACTGTGGTCAATGTTCCGAAGTATGTCCATGTGAAATCCCTGTTGCTAAAGTATGGAGTACTGTAAACAACAAAGTAAGAGAAGTCTACGGATACATCCCAGGTATGGGTAGTGATGACCCACTTCCATTCACTGATCACGTATCCAAAGCTAAAAAATTATAA